GTGCGGGCGGGCGACGCCGTCTGGATCCCGAAGGGGACCCTGCACTCGACGTTCAACACCGGCTGGCGGCCCCTGCGGATCCTGGCGACCTACACGCCCGGCGGCGCCGAGACCGCGCTGCGCGAGGTGCCCGGTTTCGTCGAACTCGCACCGGGCGACCATCCGACCTGGGCGATGATCGGCCGCGAGACGCCCCGCGGCTGAGGGCGTCCCCGCCGCCCGTCCCGGGGGACGGCGGGACGGGCCGCGCCCGCGCGCGGCGGGTCAGCGCAGGAGGGTGCCGAGGCGTTCGGCGGCGGCCACGACGGCGCGGCCGAGTTCGTCCTCGTCGGACGCCTCGAACAGCGACAGGCCCACGCTGGTCTGCGTCCGGGCGCCGGGGACGACGGCGGAGACGCCGATGATCGAGGAGCGGATCTCGCCGTAGGAGACGGCGAAGCCGCGCTCGCGGGCGAGGGCGACCTCGGGACGTTCGCCGGGGACGGGCGGGAGCGCGGCGAGCATCGCGAGGCCGGCGGAGCCGCGGTCGACGGGGTCGAGCTGGCCGACGCGGAACGCGACGTGCATCGGCGCCCGGCGCGGTTCGACGATCATCAGCATCCGCACCCGCGCGTCGTCCTCGCGGACGACGAGGTGGGCGGTGGCCTGCGCGGCGTCGGTGAGCTCCTCCAGGACGGGGCGCGCGAGGGTGCGCAGGTCCTGCTCGACGGGTTCGGCGAGTTCGACGAGGCCGGCGCCGAGCGAGATCCGTTTGAAGCGGTCGCGGCGGCAGAGCCGGTGGGCTTCGAGGGTCCGGACGAGCCGGTGCGCGACGGTGCGGTGCACGCCGACGCCCTCGGCGATCTCGGTGAGGGTGAGGCCCTGCGGGTGCACGACGAGCAGTTCGAGGATCTGCAGCCCGTTGTGCAGGGTCTTCGACATTCCGGAGTCGATCTCGGGGGGCGCCACACCCGGGACCGTACCGCCGCCGTCCGCCGACGCCGACATGGGCCTCCCTCTTGACGTGTGTGAGCCACGCTACCTACTGTGTCCGTACTTCGCACGTTGCGTGCGATAATAGCACACAGAAGGGGTCGTTCGATGTTCGAGTCGCTGCACCGGCTGTACGGGGCGCAGAGCCACCTCATCGACGGCGGCCGGGCGCGCGAGTGGGCGGCGACCTTCACCCCGGACGGCGAGTTCCGCTCGCCGACGTATCCTCGGCCCGTCGCCGGGACGGCCGAGCTGACGGCGTTCGCCGAACGGTTCTTCGCCGACGCGCGCGCGGCGGGCGTCACCGTCCGGCACGTCCTGACGAACGTGTTCGCCGAGCGGACGGACGAGCGCACCGCCCTCGTCCACGCCTACCTGCAGATAGTGAGCACTCCGGACGGCGGCGAGCCGCGCATCGACCGGATGACCGTCGTCACCGACGACCTCGTCCGCGTGGACGGCCCGGACGGGCCGGACGGGCCGGAGGGCGGCCGGTGGCTGATCGCCCGCCGCACCGTCCACCGCGACGGCGCCCCGGATCCGGCGGCCGAACACTCGGACGTCCCCTATGACACGAAGGAGCAGCAGCGATGAGCGAGACCGCCGAACCGACCGGGCCCGGGCGCGTCGTCGGGACGCCGGTGACGGCCGTGTACCCGGAGCTGCGCGGCAAGGCGGCCGTGGTGACGGGCGCCGCGCGGGGCATGGGCGCGCGGTTCGCGGCGGCGCTCGCGGCCCGCGGCGTGGACGTCGTGGGCGCCGACATCGACGCGGACGCGATGGCGGTCACCGCGAAGGAGATCGCCGAGGAGGTCGCGGGCGCGGAAGGGCCCGGACGGGTCGTGGCGGCCGGCATGGACGTGACGAGGGCCGAGGACCACGAGGCCGTCGCGGCGAGCGCGGCCCGAGAGTTCGGGCGGCTCGACTTCTGGATCAACAACGCGGGGATCTTCCCGTTCGCGGAGGTCGGGGACGTCACGCCGGCGCAGATCCGCGCGACGCTGTCGGTGAACGTCGAGGGGGTGCTGTTCGGGGCGCAGGCGGCGGCGCGGCACATGCGGCCGGGCGGGGCGATCGTGAACATGTCGTCGGTGTCGGCGGTGCGGGTGCGGCGGGGGCGCGGCGCGTACTGCGCGTCGAAGGCGGCGGTCGCGCACCTGACGGAGTCGCTCGCGGTCGAGCTGGGCGACCAGGGCATCCGGGTCAATTCGATCGCGCCCGGCTACATCGACACCGAGATGACGCGGTGGGTGCGGGAGGACCCGAAGGCGCTGCAGCACGCGCTGGACGTCGTCCCGCTGCACCGGCTCGGGTCGCCGGAGGAGGTCGTGGGACCGCTGCTGTTCCTGCTGTCCGACAGCGCCCGGTACGTGACGGGGCACGGCATCGCGGTCGACGGCGGGTCCCGGCATGTCTGAGGCCGTGCACGCCGACACCGTCCGCTACCCGGGGACGGTGCTGGTCACGGGTGCGGCGGCCGGCATGGGCGCGGGCCACGCGCGGGCGCTCGGCGCGCGGGGCGTGCACGTGTGCGCGGCGGACGTCGCGGACGCCGGGCCGGTCGTGGCGGAGATCCGCGCGGCAGGTGGTTCGGCGAGCGCGCACGAACTGGACGTCACGGACGCGGACGCGTGGGCGCGCGTCATCGCGGAGATCCGGGCGGAGCGGGGCGAACTGGGCGGCCTGGTGAACAACGCGGGGATTTCGCGGCGGCTCGAGTTCATGGACACGACCGAGGACGTGTGGGATCGGGTCCTGCGGATCAACCTGTATGGACCGTTCCACGGCATGCGGGCCGCAGCGCCGCTGATGCGCGACTCCGGCGGCGGATCCATCGTGAACATCTCGTCCGTCTCGGGGCAGATCGGCTACTTCTCCCCCGCCTACTCGGCAAGCAAGTGGGGACTGACCGGCCTGTCGAAGTCGGCCGCGGGCAACTTCGCCGCCTGGGGAATCCGCGTCAACTCGGTGCATCCCGGGCTCGTCGGCACCGGACTGCTGGACGGCGCGGACGCGTTCGTCGCGTCGGCCGTCCGCAGCGTCCCTGCCGGGCGCATGGGACGCCCGGAGGAGATCACCGACGCCGTCCTGTTCCTGCTGTCGGACCGTTCCACCTACCTGACCGGCTCCGAGGTGACCGCCGACGGCGGCCTCGTGAGCAACGGCCTGTACCACCGCATCCTCGCCGACACCGGAGGTGACCTCGGATGAACCCGGACGTGATCGTCGTCGGCGGCGGCGGGGCGGGACTCGCCGCCGCCGCCACCGCCGCCGAGGCGGGCGCCTCGGTCCTGCTGCTGGAAGCCGAACGGGAGCCGGGCGGCTCCACGGAACTGTCGGCGGGCATGTTCACCGCCGCGGGCACCAGCGTGCAGGCGGGCCTCGGCGTCGAGGACTCGCCGGAACGCTTCTTCCAGCACTACATGGACCTCAACCACTGGATGCTCAACCCCGGCCTGATCATGGCGTTCTGCCGGAACGCCGCGCCGACGCTGGAGTGGCTGATCGGCCTCGGCGTGCAGATCCCGGCGGCCGTGTCGCACAACGCGCACATGCCCGGGCTCTGCCAGGCGGGCGTCGAGGACGTGTGGCGCGGGCACGTCCCGCGCGACCAGGGCCTCGGGATCGTCCGGGCGCTCGTGCGGGCGTGCCGGGCGAACGGCGTCGAGATCGTCCCGAACACGCGCGTGGAGCGGCTGCTCATCGAGGACGGCCGCGTCGCCGGGGTCGTCGCGGACGGCCTGGACGTGCGGGCGGGCGCGGTCGTCGTCGCCACCGGCGGCCTCGCGCACGACCGTGAGCTGCTCGAACGGTACTACCCGGCGGCCCTGCGGGCGGGCGAGGACCTGTTCGTCGTCGCGGCGCCCGGCGCGCGCGGCGACCACATCCGGTTCGGGGAGCAGATCGGCGCGTCCGTCGCGGGCGACGGGCAGGGGCTGCTGCTGCCGACGGCGTACTTCCAGCGGCTGCACCACTGGCAGTCGGGCTTCCCGCCGAAGTCGCGGATCCACGTGAACGGGCACGGCCGCCGGTTCATGGACGAGGACGCCTCGTACGCGGTGTCGGGCGGCATCATCGACGCGCAGCCCGGCCCGGTGTGGGCGGTGTTCGACGAGCGCGCGCGGCTCGGGCTGCCCCCGGGGTACGCGCACTGGACGCCCGAGCACGTCGCGCGGGAGGCCGACGCCGGACGGACGGCACGCGCCGGCACCCTCGACGACCTCGCGGCGGCGATCGGCGTCCCGGCGGACGCGCTCGGCGCGGCCGTCCGCCGCTGGAACGCCACGCTCCCGCACGGCCGCGACCCCGAGTTCCGCAGGCACCGCACCCTCGCGAACAAGGGCTCGGACGCGCACCCCGACCCGATCGACCGGGCGCCGTTCTACGCCGTCCGGATGCTGCCCGCCGAACTCGTCTGCACCCATGCGGGGCTGGAGATCGACGCGTCCGCGCGGGTGCTCGACGCGCGCGGCGAGTCCGTCCCGGGCCTGTTCGCGGCGGGCGAGGCGGGCGCGGGCGTGCTCGGCCGCCGGTACGTCGGGGGCGGCAACTCGGTCGCGGGCGCCCTCACGATGGGCCGCATCGCGGGCCGCACCGCCGCCGCGACCGCCGCGCCGGCCCCGGCCGCCGCCTGACGGCCGTCCACCCCACCCCCCACCGAGGAGAACGACATGGCGCACACGACCGCCGCCCCCGGGGACACCGGCATCGGCCGCCGCACGGTCCGGAAGGTCTCGCTGCGGATCATGCCGATCATCGGCCTGCTCTACGTGTTCAACTACATGGACCGTGCCAACATCTCGTACGCGCAGCTCGGCATGGAGGACGAGCTGGCCGTCACCACGGCGGTGTTCGGCACCGCGTCGGCGATCTTCTTCCTCGCCTACGTGGTGTTCGAGGTCCCCAGCAACATGATCATGAAGCGGGTCGGGGCGCGGCTGTGGCTGGCCCGGATCGCGATCAGCTGGGGCATCGTGACCGCCCTGACCGGCCTCGTGCAGGACGTCACCCAGCTGTACGCGGCGCGGATCCTGCTCGGCATCGCGGAGGCGGGCCTGTTCCCGGGCCTGCTGCTCTACCTGACGCTGTGGTTCCGGACGCAGGAGCGCGGCCGGGCGATCGCGGGGCTCGCGCTGGCGCAGCCGATCGCGATGATCCTCGGCAGCCTCACCGGCGGCCTGATCCTCGACCACGTGCACTGGCTCGACCTGAGCAGCTGGCGCTGGGTGTTCGTCCTGCAGGGCGCCCCGGCGATCCTGATCGGCGTCGTCGTGCTGTTCCTGCTGCCGGACGTCCCCGCCAAGGCCCGCTGGCTGACCCGGGAGGAGAGCGCCTGGCTGGACGGCGAGATCGCGAAGGAGTACACGCCGGGCGGGTCGCACGGGCCGCTGGACGAGCTGAAGGTCGTCCGGGACCGGAAGGTGCTGTACCTCGCGGTCGCGAACTTCTTCGCCGCGTGCGGGCTGTACGGGTTCACGTTCTTCCTGCCGAAGATCGTCGAGCAGATGGACCCGTCGTACTCGGCGACGAACATCGGGTTCCTCGGCGCGATCCCGTTCCTGGTCGGCGCCGTCGGGATGGTGCTGGTCGCGCGCAACTCCGACCGGACGGGCGAGCGCCGGTGGCACGTGATCGCGCTGATGCTGATCGCGGCGGCCGGGCTGTTCGGGACGATCCAGTTCCGGCACGAGCCGGCGCTCGCGCTCGCGTGCCTGTCGCTCGTCGGGATCGGCGTGCTCGGGTACATGGCGCCGTACTGGGCGATGGCGGCGCGGGTGCTGTCGCGCGAGCACACGGCCGTCGGGCTGGCCGCGATCAACTCGATCGCCGCGCTGGGCGGGTTCTTCGGCCCGTACGTGATCGGGCAGAACGCGACGGCGGACGACGTGTCGGTCGGGCTGTACTTCCCGATCGCGTGCCTGGTGATCTGCGCGGTCATGCTCGCGTTCCTGCGGGTGCCGCGGGACGAGCCGCGCCGGGCGGCCCCCGCGAAGGCGGCTCCGGCGGCGGAACCGGCCGGGAACTGATCAAACCATGAACCGTTCGGACGCCGTTAGGGTTGCGGCCATGGACGAGCGTGACGGCCGCGGGGCCGGCGAACTGGACTTCTGGTCGTTCGTCGACCTCGCGGGCGGCCGGCTGGCGGAGGAGTTCGGGTTCCCGCACCGGCTGGCGACCCGGCTGCTGCTCACCCTGAACCGGGCGTCGGCGATCGTCACCTACGACCTGGAGTCGACGGTGCACCGGCCGCGCGGCCACTCGTGGGCGGGGTTCCGGCTGCTGTTCGTCACCTGGCTGGCCGGGCCGCTGGAGCCGGGCCGGGCGGCGGCGCTCGCCGGGATGAGCCGGGCGGCGGTGTCGAACCTCGCCAAGACGCTCGTCGCGGACGGGATGCTGGAGCGGACGCGCGGCGAGCGGGACGGCCGGTCGGTGATCCTGGCGCTGACCGAGCGGGGCCGCGCGGCGATGCTGGAGATCTTCGCGGCGCAGCACGAGCGCGAGAAGCAGTGGGCGGACGTCCTCAGCGAGACCGAGCAGCGGATGCTGGTCATGCTGCTGGACAAGCTGATCGAGGGACGCACGGGGTTCGACGTCCGCGAACGCAGCTAGCCCGCGCGCGGCCCGGACTCGCGGCCCGCACTCGCGGCTCGCGCGTCCGGCCGGTTAGGTCTTCCCTGCGGCGGACAAGGGCCGTAGTGTCGGCAGAAAATAGTTAATCCATTTACTACCTTCGGGAGGCGAGGAGCATGGCCCACTACCTCCGGGTCGGCGACGTGCCGCCCAAGCGCCACACCCAGCATCGGGACGGCGAGGGACGGCTGTACTACGAGGAGCTGATGGGCGAGGAGGGCTTCTCCGCCGACTCGTCGCTGCTCTACCACCGCGAGATCCCGTCGGCGATCGTCGACGCGCGGCCCTGGGACGTCCCGGCCGCGGCGACCACGCCGAACCATCCGCTGAAGCCCCGCCACCTGCGGCTGCACGAGCTGTTCCCCGAGGACCGGTGGGCGCGGACCGACGCGGTGACCGGGCGGCGGCTCGTCCTCGGCAACGGCGACGTCCGCATCTCCTACGCGGTCTCCGCCGCCGACTCGCCGCTGTACCGGAACGCGACGGGCGACGAGGTCGTCTACGTCGAGTCCGGGTCGGCGACCGTCGAGACGATCTTCGGAACGCTGCACGCCCGCCAGGGCGACTACGTGGTCGTCCCCATGTCGGCGACGCACCGCTGGCTGCCCACCGGGGACGGGCCGCTGCGCACCTACGCGATCGAGGCGAACGGGCACATCGCCCCGCCCAAGCGGTACCTGTCGCGGTACGGGCAGTTCCTCGAGCACGCGCCCTACTGCGAGCGCGACCTGCACGCCCCCGGCGAGCCCCTCCAGGCGGACGGGACGGACGTCGACGTCCTCGTGAAGCACCGCACGTCCGCCGGGATCGTCGGCACCCGCATGACCTACGCGCGGCACCCGTTCGACGTCGTCGGCTGGGACGGCTGCCTGTACCCGTTCACGTTCAACATCGCCGACTTCGAGCCGATCACCGGGCGCGTGCACCAGCCGCCGCCCGTCCACCAGGTGTTCGAGGGGCCCGGCTTCGTCGTGTGCAACTTCGTGCCCCGCAAGGTCGACTACCACCCGCTGTCGATCCCGGTGCCGTACTACCACTCGAACGTCGACTCCGACGAGATCATGTTCTACTGCGGCGGCGACTACGAGGCCCGCAAGGGCTCCGGGATCGGGCAGGGCTCGGTGTCGGTGCACCCCGGCGGCCTCGCGCACGGCCCGCAGCCCGGCGCGTACGAGCGCAGCATCGGCGCCGAGTCCTTCGACGAGCTGGCCGTCATGGTCGACACGTTCCGCCCGCTCGAACTCGGCGAGGGCGGCGCGGCCTGCGAGGACGACGAGTACGCGTGGACGTGGGCGGGCCGGGGGCCGCGGCGGTGACCGGGATCCCCGCCTTCGCCGCCGGGCTGTGCGACGACGCCGCCGTGTTCCCGCCCGGCCGCGCGCCGCTCGCCGCCGCCGTCCCCGCGCACCGCCGCCACCGCGCGGCCCCGTACGCGCGGGCGGTGGGCCCGCTCGTCCTGCCCGCGACCGCGCTGGACGACCTGGCGCCGCTCCTGGCCGCCGGACCGGACGGCCCGCTCGACCTGGCGATCACCGCGCCCGCCGGGCCCGCGCAGGCCGCGGGCGCGCTCGCCGCGGCCGCCGACCTGCCCGTCGACCTGCGCGGGCTCGAGGTCGCCGTCCCGTCCGGCCAGACGGCCGACGAGCTGATCCGCGCCGTGGACGGGCTGCGCACGGACGTCCCGGTCCACGTGGAGGTGCCGCGGGACGAGCGCCGTCCCGCGATCGTCGCGGCGCTCGCGGCGTCCGGGCACCGCGCGAAGTTCCGCACGGGCGGCGTCACCGCCGACCTCTACCCGGACCCGGACGAGCTGGCCGCCGCGATCGCGCTCGTCGTCGGCGCGGGCGTCCCGTTCAAGGCGACCGCCGGGCTGCACCATCCGGTGCGCAACACCGACCCCGAAACGGGCTTCGACCAGCACGGATTCCTGAACCTGCTGCTGGCGGCGGACGCCGCGCTCGGCGGCCGGCCCGCCGCGGACCTCGCCGCGCTGCTCGCCGAGCGCGACGCCGCGTCCGTCGCCGCCCGCGTCGCGGCGCTGCCCCCCGGCCGGACGGCCGCCGCCCG
The nucleotide sequence above comes from Actinomadura algeriensis. Encoded proteins:
- a CDS encoding SDR family NAD(P)-dependent oxidoreductase — protein: MSETAEPTGPGRVVGTPVTAVYPELRGKAAVVTGAARGMGARFAAALAARGVDVVGADIDADAMAVTAKEIAEEVAGAEGPGRVVAAGMDVTRAEDHEAVAASAAREFGRLDFWINNAGIFPFAEVGDVTPAQIRATLSVNVEGVLFGAQAAARHMRPGGAIVNMSSVSAVRVRRGRGAYCASKAAVAHLTESLAVELGDQGIRVNSIAPGYIDTEMTRWVREDPKALQHALDVVPLHRLGSPEEVVGPLLFLLSDSARYVTGHGIAVDGGSRHV
- a CDS encoding homogentisate 1,2-dioxygenase — translated: MAHYLRVGDVPPKRHTQHRDGEGRLYYEELMGEEGFSADSSLLYHREIPSAIVDARPWDVPAAATTPNHPLKPRHLRLHELFPEDRWARTDAVTGRRLVLGNGDVRISYAVSAADSPLYRNATGDEVVYVESGSATVETIFGTLHARQGDYVVVPMSATHRWLPTGDGPLRTYAIEANGHIAPPKRYLSRYGQFLEHAPYCERDLHAPGEPLQADGTDVDVLVKHRTSAGIVGTRMTYARHPFDVVGWDGCLYPFTFNIADFEPITGRVHQPPPVHQVFEGPGFVVCNFVPRKVDYHPLSIPVPYYHSNVDSDEIMFYCGGDYEARKGSGIGQGSVSVHPGGLAHGPQPGAYERSIGAESFDELAVMVDTFRPLELGEGGAACEDDEYAWTWAGRGPRR
- a CDS encoding nuclear transport factor 2 family protein; protein product: MFESLHRLYGAQSHLIDGGRAREWAATFTPDGEFRSPTYPRPVAGTAELTAFAERFFADARAAGVTVRHVLTNVFAERTDERTALVHAYLQIVSTPDGGEPRIDRMTVVTDDLVRVDGPDGPDGPEGGRWLIARRTVHRDGAPDPAAEHSDVPYDTKEQQR
- a CDS encoding IclR family transcriptional regulator, producing the protein MAPPEIDSGMSKTLHNGLQILELLVVHPQGLTLTEIAEGVGVHRTVAHRLVRTLEAHRLCRRDRFKRISLGAGLVELAEPVEQDLRTLARPVLEELTDAAQATAHLVVREDDARVRMLMIVEPRRAPMHVAFRVGQLDPVDRGSAGLAMLAALPPVPGERPEVALARERGFAVSYGEIRSSIIGVSAVVPGARTQTSVGLSLFEASDEDELGRAVVAAAERLGTLLR
- a CDS encoding MFS transporter; the encoded protein is MAHTTAAPGDTGIGRRTVRKVSLRIMPIIGLLYVFNYMDRANISYAQLGMEDELAVTTAVFGTASAIFFLAYVVFEVPSNMIMKRVGARLWLARIAISWGIVTALTGLVQDVTQLYAARILLGIAEAGLFPGLLLYLTLWFRTQERGRAIAGLALAQPIAMILGSLTGGLILDHVHWLDLSSWRWVFVLQGAPAILIGVVVLFLLPDVPAKARWLTREESAWLDGEIAKEYTPGGSHGPLDELKVVRDRKVLYLAVANFFAACGLYGFTFFLPKIVEQMDPSYSATNIGFLGAIPFLVGAVGMVLVARNSDRTGERRWHVIALMLIAAAGLFGTIQFRHEPALALACLSLVGIGVLGYMAPYWAMAARVLSREHTAVGLAAINSIAALGGFFGPYVIGQNATADDVSVGLYFPIACLVICAVMLAFLRVPRDEPRRAAPAKAAPAAEPAGN
- a CDS encoding FAD-dependent oxidoreductase, with the protein product MNPDVIVVGGGGAGLAAAATAAEAGASVLLLEAEREPGGSTELSAGMFTAAGTSVQAGLGVEDSPERFFQHYMDLNHWMLNPGLIMAFCRNAAPTLEWLIGLGVQIPAAVSHNAHMPGLCQAGVEDVWRGHVPRDQGLGIVRALVRACRANGVEIVPNTRVERLLIEDGRVAGVVADGLDVRAGAVVVATGGLAHDRELLERYYPAALRAGEDLFVVAAPGARGDHIRFGEQIGASVAGDGQGLLLPTAYFQRLHHWQSGFPPKSRIHVNGHGRRFMDEDASYAVSGGIIDAQPGPVWAVFDERARLGLPPGYAHWTPEHVAREADAGRTARAGTLDDLAAAIGVPADALGAAVRRWNATLPHGRDPEFRRHRTLANKGSDAHPDPIDRAPFYAVRMLPAELVCTHAGLEIDASARVLDARGESVPGLFAAGEAGAGVLGRRYVGGGNSVAGALTMGRIAGRTAAATAAPAPAAA
- a CDS encoding SDR family NAD(P)-dependent oxidoreductase; the encoded protein is MSEAVHADTVRYPGTVLVTGAAAGMGAGHARALGARGVHVCAADVADAGPVVAEIRAAGGSASAHELDVTDADAWARVIAEIRAERGELGGLVNNAGISRRLEFMDTTEDVWDRVLRINLYGPFHGMRAAAPLMRDSGGGSIVNISSVSGQIGYFSPAYSASKWGLTGLSKSAAGNFAAWGIRVNSVHPGLVGTGLLDGADAFVASAVRSVPAGRMGRPEEITDAVLFLLSDRSTYLTGSEVTADGGLVSNGLYHRILADTGGDLG
- a CDS encoding MarR family winged helix-turn-helix transcriptional regulator: MDERDGRGAGELDFWSFVDLAGGRLAEEFGFPHRLATRLLLTLNRASAIVTYDLESTVHRPRGHSWAGFRLLFVTWLAGPLEPGRAAALAGMSRAAVSNLAKTLVADGMLERTRGERDGRSVILALTERGRAAMLEIFAAQHEREKQWADVLSETEQRMLVMLLDKLIEGRTGFDVRERS